The Primulina huaijiensis isolate GDHJ02 chromosome 9, ASM1229523v2, whole genome shotgun sequence genomic interval AAGGCCTAGCATGAAACTTATTTAANTGTGGCGAACCTTAGTTGGTAAGTTGAAAAAAATGTTGtctttttttattgattaattaatcaatttggtatatattaatatagaactaggaaaaaaaatatttgaaaaagaaatcaatcaccaaagccacaaaattCAATGAAACATACGGATCCCATTAAAAGTAGAAACCAGAACAAAAGGGTATCGTCCAGACGTCAATTCCGTCAATGGATTTCTCAAACTCGATCCAGACAAATGAAGCCAACCCCACCAAACAGATCTTCATCTTATCCGGTCAGAGCAACATGGCCGGCCGAGGCGGCGTTGACAAGAACCAGCACTGGGACGGCGTAGTTCCACCTGAATGCGCCGCCGATAGCTGCAAAATCTTCCGCCTCAACGCGCACCTCAGCTGGGAGGTGGCGCGTGAGCCCCTTCACCACGACATCGACACCAAAAAGATTTGCGGTGTGGGACCCGGTATGTCGTTCGCCAATGCGGTGAAGGATTCAGCCGGGGTGATCGGGTTGGTGCCTTGCGCCGTCGGCGGGACAGCCATCAAGGAATGGGCGCGTGGCGGCCACCTTTACGAAAACATGGTGAATCGCGCCAGAGCCGCTGTGCACAGCGGCGGAGAAATCAAGGCGCTACTGTGGTACCAAGGGGAGAGCGACACGGCGTCGCAGGATGATGTGGATTGCTACAAGGGGAATATGGAGACGCTTATTCACAGCGTGCGTGCTGATCTGGGTTTGCCTTCTCTTCCAATCATTCAGGTCTGTTAATTAGCTTTATACatcaaactcattattttgtaTTAACCTAAACATCTTCGAATATAATTGACaatatgtttaatattttattaataaacaatttaattctttatttttaacaataatTGAATAGCTCACAAACAATCATATTCTGGGTCGGACTTGAACTCGAGCTAAATTTGatcaaaaaatgattttatcatTTGAGTTTGGAATCTAGCTTGAGTTAAAACTTGAATACATTTATTTGAGATAGTCTATATTATATCAGGAGTAAGTttcgatttttattttgtataagatgattgatcatttcatcttatataaaaacaaaaaatgtgaAGTAGTcgatatttttttactttagGATGAAATCGATCATCTTATACAAACATCAGGAGTTTTATTGCTGTGTAGCATAGACTCATCTCactattgttgttgttttttttattttcgattAAGTTCGGTTCGATTTGATTTGATTAGCTGATATttctataataattcaaataaatatttcatgtttATTTTGGCAAAAATGTTATTGAAAGTGAGATGAAATCATAGGTAGCAATAGTTTCTGGGGACAAAAAATATTTGGAGAAGATGAGAGAGATACAAAAAGGAATTGATATTCCAAATGTGGTGTGTGTGGATGCTGAAGGCTTGCAGCTCAAGGAAGATAATCTGCATTTAACA includes:
- the LOC140984125 gene encoding probable carbohydrate esterase At4g34215 isoform X2 produces the protein MDFSNSIQTNEANPTKQIFILSGQSNMAGRGGVDKNQHWDGVVPPECAADSCKIFRLNAHLSWEVAREPLHHDIDTKKICGVGPGMSFANAVKDSAGVIGLVPCAVGGTAIKEWARGGHLYENMVNRARAAVHSGGEIKALLWYQGESDTASQDDVDCYKGNMETLIHSVRADLGLPSLPIIQ
- the LOC140984125 gene encoding probable carbohydrate esterase At4g34215 isoform X1, which encodes MDFSNSIQTNEANPTKQIFILSGQSNMAGRGGVDKNQHWDGVVPPECAADSCKIFRLNAHLSWEVAREPLHHDIDTKKICGVGPGMSFANAVKDSAGVIGLVPCAVGGTAIKEWARGGHLYENMVNRARAAVHSGGEIKALLWYQGESDTASQDDVDCYKGNMETLIHSVRADLGLPSLPIIQVAIVSGDKKYLEKMREIQKGIDIPNVVCVDAEGLQLKEDNLHLTTEAQVQLGHSLAQAYLNLFLAQN